The following coding sequences are from one Lolium rigidum isolate FL_2022 chromosome 6, APGP_CSIRO_Lrig_0.1, whole genome shotgun sequence window:
- the LOC124667046 gene encoding E3 ubiquitin-protein ligase SINA-like 10, which produces MENCSKKPRLGLTPKGQFKQEAADHETSREAVVDDATLPVTNMAIVIDKTMYDCSLCYRPLRPPVLKCRAGHGACGSCSENQSRKCHLCADGAEYEHIHWLDSYVMGAKVPCPNEPFGCRTLVPYCLVDDHLLECQHAPCYCPEPGCTFPGSPLMLYDHLKVHHDWLVTSIAFDKKLDLEIDEAERRRLLATENGEHLFLLVITERVGGGCEVRLVRVCGKDAGPWGYWYKVWTNAPMDPWYRDKKPILMLEDRVRSCAVPSEEAAMEVGSRYLSVQLPDMHPRGGFALRVRITMYQLQTADGASAPAYPVSAGAD; this is translated from the exons ATGGAGAACTGCAGCAAGAAGCCGAGGCTTGGTCTTACACCCAAGGGACAGTTTAAGCAAGAAGCAGCGGATCATGAAACCAGCAGAGAGGCTGTGGTGGATGACGCCACCCTGCCGGTAACCAACATGGCCATCGTGATTGATAAGACCATGTATGACTGCTCACTCTGCTATCGGCCCTTGAGGCCTCCTGTGTTGAAG TGCCGAGCCGGACACGGTGCGTGCGGCAGCTGCTCCGAAAACCAGTCTCGCAAGTGCCATTTGTGCGCGGACGGCGCCGAGTACGAGCACATCCACTGGTTGGACTCCTATGTCATGGGGGCCAAGGTTCCGTGCCCAAACGAGCCATTTGGCTGCCGGACCTTGGTGCCCTACTGCTTGGTTGATGACCATCTGCTGGAGTGCCAGCACGCTCCTTGCTACTGCCCTGAGCCTGGCTGCACCTTCCCTGGCTCGCCGCTGATGCTCTACGACCACCTCAAGGTGCACCACGACTGGCTCGTCACCTCCATCGCCTTCGACAAGAAACTCGATTTGGAGATAGATGAAGCGGAGCGGCGCCGTCTACTGGCTACGGAAAACGGGGAGCACTTGTTCCTCCTGGTCATCACTGAGAGGGTCGGCGGAGGGTGCGAAGTCAGGCTCGTGCGTGTCTGTGGCAAGGATGCAGGCCCATGGGGGTACTGGTACAAGGTGTGGACGAATGCGCCAATGGACCCATGGTACAGGGACAAGAAACCAATCCTGATGTTGGAGGACAGGGTGAGGAGCTGCGCGGTGCCCTCAGAGgaggcggccatggaggtgggcAGCAGGTACTTGTCTGTGCAGCTCCCCGACATGCACCCGAGAGGAGGGTTTGCTCTCCGCGTCCGCATCACGATGTACCAGCTCCAAACAGCTGATGGCGCTTCTGCTCCTGCTTATCCAGTCTCGGCCGGGGCTGATTAA